The Burkholderiales bacterium nucleotide sequence ACCGGCCAACAGCGGACGTTCAATTGAATCAGCCGCGCCAAGGCCGATTTCGCCCGCGCGGCGACTGGCGCGCCCCATCGGACGGGAACGCGAATGTCTGGGTGCGACCTTTCTCGCGCCCCCACCAAAGACTAATAGCATTCCAAAGCGTCGATATGGCGTCTTGACCGGGCTATAGCATCGGGGTAGCGTCATTTTCCATGCGGGCGAAAGTTTATCTCGCCGTCCATAGGGCGCGATGGACACTACATTCCCGCTGATGGCGGCGCGCTCACTTGCCAGTCCGGTGAATTGCCGGAATAATTCTCCCTGAGTTAAAGTTTGTGGCTATCTCGCGTCGGCTAAAAAAACTACCGTGCATTGCCCATTTGTACTTGATTAGTCGTGATACTGATTCGTAGTTCACCAAACTGTTCGGCTTTAGCAGGCGCTATGTTGAATTGCACTTTGTTCCATGTGGCAGGACGGAGAATATCGGTGAGCTTGACCTCCTTTTCATGTTGCGTGCTTATATATGCCTCTGCGGCTTTTGTTCTTTCCTCGTCATTAAGTTTACTCCAGTCTGGCTCCCGTGAACCCCAAGACACATTTAAAGTAAGGCCATTAAATATGACATAATTAAGGTTTCCAATAAGCAACGTTATTTTCTGTCCGTCCAGATAAGGTTGAACATTCTCAAGAACCACCAAAAACGTGCCAACGTTTGCATCAACTCTCTGGAAAGCATGTTCTCTGGTAGGGTCAAACGTGGCATTCTTGTATTGGTTAATTTCAGACTCAAGCCGTACTATTCTGCGGGTTATTGCCGCCAGAAGCTCCTCTAGTTGCTTGATATCGTTTTTAGCGGAAACAACATCGACGGGCAGAGACTGCGGCTGATTGGTATCCTTTTCGGTGGGTGGGGAGCAGCCCAGAAGCATAAAGCAGACCGTTATCGACAGCATTGCTACTGGAGCAACTTGCCTGGAAGTCGAATGGACCATACGCCCCCTTTCTCGGAATACATTACTCCCGTCGAACAACAAGGGTCAACGCGGCACAATAGCGCTACATGCGATTCAATCAAGCCCTTGCCAGCTTGATCCTGTCGAATACTCGATCTTGGTGATGGGTTGAAGCTCCCATAGAGTGCCCCTTGTTTTCCTGAGGTGGTTCGATCTGTTAGAACTGCTCATTCGTACTCAATAAACGTGCCCATAGTGCGCCGTAGCGTCCATATCTCTTTTTTTCACTCGCATCGTCTAGCATAATTTGCTCCCCGAAAAATCGCCCCGCTATTGAGGGGCTGAATGAGGGATAGACTAAAATGCATCACAGTAACTCATTAATTACGTGGCGTCCCCAAGGGGGTTTGAACCTTATGCGAGTGAACTAATTCTACCTTGGGCAGCTTAGCAGACCTGCAGTAATTTCAATCTAATCTGACAGACATTGTCCGATAACGGCCAAAAGCGGACACTGGCGAGAGGTCGTGTCAATCGGGTAACCTGAATGCTCGAGCCCTGCTCGGCTCCCCGACCAAGGCAAATCTGGGCACTGGTTGATAAGCGTCGAACTCTGGTAACGCCCAGAGCAGGGGGCCTACGCGCTCACGTCGTTTTCACCACGAGGCGAGAGATGGAAAAAGAGCCGGACCAAGGAAAATCTTCGCGCGCCGCACTGACCCTTGCCGCACTAGGCGTGGTCTACGGCGACATTGGCACCAGCCCGCTCTACGCAGTCAAGGAAACGTTCAATCCCGAACACGGAATTCCGCTCAACGCCGTGAACATTCTCGGGGGACTCTCGGCGATCTTCTGGGCGCTGATGATCGTGGTCTCGCTCAAGTACGTGATCCTGATCATGCGCGCCGACAACAAGGGCGAGGGCGGGATCATGGCGCTGCTTGCGCTCGCGTCCTCCGCAGTGAAGGACCATCCGCAATGGAGCGCGACGATCATGCTGCTCGGCGTGTTCGGTGCGTCGCTTTTTTACGGTGACGCGGTACTCACTCCGGCAATCTCGGTGCTCTCGGCGGTGGAAGGGCTCGAGGTGGGAACCACCGCGTTCAAGCCCTACGTGGTGCCGATCGCAGTCGGAGTGGTGATCTCGCTCTTCGCCCTGCAGCGCAGAGGAACTTCCGTGGTCGGCGCGCTGTTCGGCCCGGTTACCGTGCTGTGGTTTCTCGCGATCGCGGCGCTCGGCGTGGTTGCGATCGCAAGGAATCCCGAGGTGCTGCGCGCGCTCGATCCGCTGCACGCCCTTGCCTTCGTCACGCAGCACGGCTGGGCGTCGTTCGTAGTGCTTGGCGCGGTGCTGCTCGCCTTCACCGGTGCCGAGGCGCTTTACGCCGACATGGGGTACTTTGGCAAGGCACCGATCCGCATCGCTTGGTTCGGACTCGTGTTTCCGGCGCTGATTCTGAACTACTTTGGGCAGGGCGCGCTGCTGATCGCGAGCCCGAAGGCGCTGGAGAACCCGTTTTATCTCCTCGCTCCGGGCTGGGCTCTGTATCCGACGGTGGCGTTGGCCACGGCGGCGACGGTGATCGCCTCGCAGGCTATCATCTCGGGCACCTACTCGCTCACTAAGCAGGCGATCCAGCTCGATTACCTGCCGCGCATGCACGTCGCGCAGACCTCGGCCAAGGAGATCGGGCAGATCTACATTCCCGGCGCGAACTGGGTGCTGCTCGTCGTGATCATCGCGGTGGTGATCGGTTTCGGCTCCTCGTCGAAGCTCGCCTCTGCATACGGCGTGGCGGTGACGGGGACAATGCTGGTGACGACCTTCCTCACCTTTTTCGTGATCCGCTTCGGCTGGGGCTATCCACTGTGGCTGTGCATCGCTGCCACCGGATTCTTCATTTTCGTCGACGCGGCGTTCTTCTCCTCGAGCCTGCTCAAGATCCGGGAGGGCGGTTGGTTCCCGCTCGCGATCGGCGCGGTCGTATTCACCGTGATGACGACCTGGCGGCGCGGCCGCCTGCTCACGTTCGCCTCGCAGAAGCGCACCGCGGTCCCGCTCGCGCCGTTTCTGGAATCGCTCTCCGCGCACCCGCCGATCCGGGTTCCCGGGACTGCCGTGTTCATGGCCGGCGATCCCGAAGCGGTGCCGCATGCGCTGTTGCACAACCTCATGCACAACAAGGTGCTGCATGAGCGCGTGGTCTTCGTCACCGTCGTTCCCCGCAACATTCCTTGGGTGCCGTCGTCGGATCGCGTCGCGGTCGAGCCGCTCGGGCAAGGCTTTAATCGCCTGCTGGTGTACTTCGGCTTTATGGACCGGCCCGACCTCACGCAGACGCTGGAGGTCTGCAAGAGCTATGGGCTCGAGTTCGACCTGACGCAGACCACGTTTTTCCTCAGCCGCGCGACGGTGATCCCGACGCCGAAAGAGGGCATGGCGCTGTGGCGCGAGGTCTTGTTCGCAACGATGGCGCGCAACGCGCACACCGCGGCGGACTACTACAACATACCGGCGAACTGCGTGATCGAGCTCGGCACCAAGATCGAGATCTAGCCACTACGTCCCCCATCAACCGTTCCGGACAAACCGGACATTCGGCATCGGCACCGACTGCGATTCAGGGTTTGACAAACCGCGCCCCGATCACCGGATGAATCTCCCAAAGGGTAGCGGCGTGCATGCCCTTTTTCCCGCGCGGGGCATCGCCAACATGTGCGTCGTCAAAGAACAGGGCGCCGGCAAATTCCATGTAGGGCGGGTGCTGCATCACGGAGCCGCCGCTAGAGGGTTCGCGCCCCTTTAGCAACCGGTCGCGGATCAACTGGCGTACGGCCCCGGCTTTCTCGCGCACGTACGGGTCGTGGACGTAAATCGGATCGTCCTTGGGCACCTCGACCACGATGCAGTGATCACCCGAGGTCGGGCTGTTTGAAATCTGGATGTGGTAATCCCCGTCGGGCTCTCCCGCCACCAAATGGACGTAGCCGCGAACGGACACAATTTGATCCTCACCCTGGTATCGCGCCTTTTGAAACTTTGGGTTGTTATGGGCAGCCGAGGGCGGGTCGGGAAGGGTTACAAATTGGTCGAAGGCCATGGGCGTGGGCAAGCTGACGACTTTGGCAATCGATGTTTTGATTGCCTAGCGTTCTACACCGGGTTTTTGGACCTTGGCCTGAGCGTGCGCCGTGAGCGCGAGGATCAGGCATACGCCGATAAAGTATTTGATCATGATGCACTCCCTAGTGATGAACTACCCACCCCATCCTGCGGTTAATCCCGATGCAAAGTCAGCTCACCTCCGGTACTGGTGCAAATTTGCTTCTGACCCATTATCCACCGTATCAAGTTTACGGTTTAGACACCAGCCCTCGTAGGGTCGTAAGAACTTTGCACCAGAACCCTTTTCGGTCTGTTGCCACAGCTCTCGGCGATCCTGGATCGCCTGGTTGACGAGGCGAAGTTGTGAACTACGTCATTGACAGGGCGAAGTCGTGAGGGCAATCTCCAAGGTAACAGCTGGCGTCTCCTCCTCAATCGCCGGCTCTTTAAAGCGGCGCTTTGGCTGATTGTGGCCGGCGCCGTTTTTCTTTGGTGGTGGCCCGCATGAGTGGATCCTTGCTTAGTCAAACGGCCACGGCATCGCTTTGGGTAGTGTCAAGGCAGGCATCCCGGATGGTTGCTGTCGAGGCTCTTGTACGTCGACTGCCCGCCACCACGACGTGACCTCATGGGTGTGTGCTGGCTCAACGGGCTCGCCCAGCCGCGGCATCAGCAGCTGCGCACCGTGCCTCGGACCGAGCGTCAGCAACGTCTCGGCTGGCTGGTCCCAATCATGGAGAGCCAACGCAAATGTACCCCAATGCACTGGCAGGAATGCACCACCGCCCAACAGGGCGAGCGCCTCAAGCGCGTGTTCGGGGCCGAGGTGGATATGGCCCCACGATGGGTGGAAGGCGCCCACTTCCAGCATGACGAGATCAAACGGGCCCAATCGGGTGCGGATCGCGGCGTATTCGGTCGTCAAGCCGGTGTCGCCACTAAAAAATACAGCGTGCCGCGGGGAGCGAATAACCAGGGATGACCAAAGCGTCGCATTACGGTCCTTGAGTCCGCGACCCGAGAAATGTTGCGACGGCGCCGCAGTCACCGATAACTCAGTGTTCAGTAGCGTGTGAGATTCCCACCAATCAAGCTCTACAATGCGTTCCGCCGGCACGCCCCACGCCTCCAGGTGCGCTCCGACGCCGAGTGAGGTAACGAACGGCACATCGGACTTCGCCAGCTTGCAGATCGTTGGATAATCGAGGTGGTCGTAGTGATCATGGGACACGAGCACGACGTCGATCGGCGGAAGCGCCCGTAATGCAACGGGCACTGGCTGGAAGCGTTTCGGCCCGACCAGACGCGACGGCGAAGCGCGCGGGCCCCACACGGGGTCCGTTAATACTCGAATCCCGTCTATTTCGATGAGGACGGTGGAGTGACCGAGCCTAGTCGCTCGCAGTCCAGTGCCCGGTGTCCTGGACCACACTTCGCGCGGATCGACGGAGGGGAGGCCCGTGTGCGGTACCCGGCGATTGCTGCCGCACAGAAAATCTGATAGTGATGGCGTCGGTACACTAGTATCGCGCAGACCCGGCAGCACCGGATGAATATTGCGAAAGCCATCTCCGCTCCAGAGAGGCGAGGATTGCATGCGCTCGAGCCGCAAACCGCTTGGCCTCTCACCTAAAGACTTGCAATGCATGCCTTTCTCCCCGGTGCGGCCCATCTAAAGCGATATTGTTGGCCTAAATTCACCCAACGGCAATGTCCGCTTTGAGTCGATAGCGGACATTGAGTGCTGGCACGCCGAATAGGGCTCGAACCACGGGCCTACGGATTAACAGTTCGTAGTAGCAATGTTATCGGAGGCTTGCCGCGGGCAATGTAGCCAAATTTGTACCATTTTGAGACTGGATTAAATGATATTCAGGCTTTACGTGACTGTTTTTTAGTTTAGCGGGCGTCACAGGTTGTTGATTTAAAGGGAGCTACTTTTCACATTTCCGTCTCCGAAGCCAAAAGTCACTGGTTCGAATCCAGTAGGGCGCGCCATTTAAAACATGGCGTTGCAAAAATTCAGCACGTTTTGTTTTTCACTGCTGTGCCAGATTTGTGCCATTGGGAAAATCTCCCACTACCTTAAGCTCGCAAAGGCGATCCGCGTAAGGGGCCAAGTGTTCGCAAGATAAATGCGCGTAACGGCGCACCATCTCCGGCGATGCCCACGCCCCCAATTCCTGCAAGACGTAAAGCGGTGTGCCTTGCTGCACATGCCAGCTCGCCCAGGTATGCCGCAGATCGTGCCACCGAAAATCCACGATCCCGGCACGCTCTAAGCCCTTGTACCAGGCTTTGGTGCTCACCTGGATAATCGGCTTACCCCTGAATAAGAACACGTGCGTCGGATGCTTCCCGAGCTGATTGCGGATGATCAATACCGCCTCCGCGTTCAACGGAACCGCTATCGCTTTCCCCGCTTTCGCCTGATCGGGATGAATCCAGGCCATGCGCCTTACCAAATCCACTTGCGACCATTGCAGACCTGTGACATTCCCCTGCCGCAAACCTGTGGCGAGAGAAAATGCCGCCATGTCTGCAAGGTGCCCCGGCAGCACCGCGAGCAGTCGAGACGCTTCTGCTCGCGTTAACCACCGGATACGCCTTGTGGGTTCCTTCAACAGCCGCACCTTTGGCACACGATCGAGCCATTCCCATTCATTGATGCATTTCCTGAGAATCGCCCGCACGAGCTCCAAGATGCGATTTACCGTTGCGTTACTTACACCTTCAGCAAGCTTGGCCGCCGTAATGCGGTCAAGCACGTCTCGCGTAATGGTGTCGAGAGGTTTGCCGGACAGGTGTTGATCGAGCCAGCGCAGCCGCGACTTATCGGCTACGCCCGCCCCCTTACGGTTCGCCTCTTTCAGCCATCGTACGACCGCCTCATTCCACAGCCTTCGGGGTTTTTCCCCGAGGTAGGCGATGCGCCACGATTCGGCTTTTAACCTGTCGTGGAGTTCTTGCGCGAAGGCTTTGTTGCCAGTCCCAGCAGATCGGCGTACTCGTTGCCCATTCGGCGCAACGAAGTCGATCCACCAGGTATTGCCGCGTTGGATAAGTGACATAAACTCTCCTTGTCACCTTGCAACGCTTGCCGGGAACTAGCATAAAGCGAGCGTAGATAGGTTACAAGATCATCTTCAATAAAAACCCAACACCTGCCGACCTTCGCCCCGCGCACGAGTCCCGCCTTTGCACGCTGGCGCAATTCCTCAGGATGAACATGGAGGAAAATCGCCGCCTCTTTAAGATCAAGCGTCCTCATACCTATGATTGCTCCATCGCTAATTCACGATGAGCCAATTTTGAGGATAGCTGAGAGGTGCGTCTAGGAGGATTAGGGCTTCGAGTTGGCGGAAATCTTCCGGGTGGAGCGGGTGAGCTTTCTGACCAAATCTTCTGTTACCGGGTTGTCGTGAAAGTTAAAGGAAGCGTTCACGGTGTTGGCGACGACTTCGTTCAAGGGTTTTCCAAAGCGTCGTTTGACGTAGCGGGCCAAATCCTGGATGTAGGCGGTGCGGTCGGCGTTCTTGTCTCGGAGCTTGCGCGGGCCTACGGGCGGGGCTTGTAGAGCGAGTTCTGCAGCCTGGATCAGGTTATTGAGTACGTTTTCGATCCCTGTCTCCCTCTGGAGATCGGCAAGGGTCTGTTTTAGGGTGAAGGCGTGAACGATCGTTTGATTTTCTTTCCGCAGTGCGAAGGAATGGGTGACTACCTGGTTAAGCAGATGTTCCAAGGCGGCTAGCCCGGCAGCAGGGTTATTTCCGCCAATCGCCTCCAACTCTTTGAGCAGCTCTTTGCCTAGCTTTGCAACTCGCTTTAGCGCCCGGCGCTGGGAGGACAGGGCGGGGAATTTTCGCCAGTAGCCGTGCCACATGAGGGTGTAATGGAGGCGGGCGTATTCGAGATAGTCCACCAGATCCTGAGGCTGGGGAGCATATTTCGCCAAGGCGGCCCACGCGGCTCTCATCCCTGCATCGGTGGTAAGCCTTTTGAGCCGCTCGGTCATCTTTTCACCCAGCCCCCCGCTATCGATGAGCTGGGTAGCGTGGTCGGCTACAATTTGAGGCAACCAAGGGGGAAAACGCATTATGGGGGCACAAAAATCATAAACTACCAAAGAGCAACCAGCAGCGCTTGGATTAAAACTTATCCTGACGCTTTAGCACAGTTTGACGCGAAAATTCAGAAAAGCTATCTCGGAAATCTTCCCACGCGGTCAAAACACGCTGCGTTAACGCTTTTATGAGCTCTTATAGACGGTAATTGGCGTACAAAGCGCACCTGAACACCTACCCGCCCTGTACGCTTTTACTACGTTTCTTCTACATTTCTCCTACATTTTATCTACTATAGCATCTACTGTTTGACCTACTTTTCGACCTACTTTTTCACGCTGCGGGTCGTGAATTTCAGAAGGTATCGCATCAGGTCCCCCAAAATATCGCCTGCGCGGCATTAATGCGCGTTGAAGGGCGCTTTAAAAGGATGTTTGGCTACGAACAAATGCTGTCGCGGATTCGAATGCTGCCGGGCGCGCCCGGCAGGCGAAACTGGGCATTTCTGGGAATTGGCCGTGCCGCTCGCGTGATGGCGCTCCTGCCACGTATTCTCATATACACCTGGGTTTCGGAGATGGCGGCAATCGGCCAAAAGCGGCCGGTCGAGTATTTCCCCCATAGCAGTCACTCGATCACGTTATTGGTCGGCTGAGACGAGTCTGAGCCAGCAGCAGACCAACACTCACTCATGGCCGTGCGATGCGCTTAAGCTAAGAGCTTCACAGTGCATCAAGTGGGCTGGTTACCCGCTTGGTCACCTCCAAGACATGCGTATAGATCATCGTGGTCTGGAGGTTGCGGTGCCCGAGCAAGAGTTGAATTTTCCGGATGTCCGTCCCCGACGCGAGCAGTTGTGTAGCGAACGAATGTCTCAGCGTGTGAACAGTCGCGTGCTTCAAGATTCCCGCGCGTTCCGCAGCCTGACGGAATGCGCGCTGGATCGTCGCGGGCGATACATGCCAACGGGCCAGGCGCCCACTTTGACCCCAAGGTCGGCACACGGAAGACGGGAACACGAACTGCCAACCGAGGGACTCGAATGCCTTCGGATATTTACGTTCAAGCGCACCGGGTAACGGTGCGAGGCCCGCTCCACGGCTTCGGTCATCGGTATGCAATTGCGCAACCTGCATCAGGTGCGCCTGCAAGTCCGCCTGTAAGCGGGCGGGAAGGACGGTCGCCCTGTCTTTCCCGTCCTTGCCATTGCGAACGTTAATGATCGACGAGCCGAAATCAATATCTTTGACCCGCAAGGTGCAACACTCCTCGACCCTGAGGCCCGAGCCAAACATCAACTGTGCCATTAGCGCCCTTGTCCCAGACATCTGCGACAAAACCGCCGAAACCTCGCTCGCTGTCATCACCACAGGAATACGCTTGCGCTGCTGCACACGATTCAGTCCGCTCATCTCGCCGAGCGGAACAACCAGTACATCGCGATAGAGAAACACAAGCGCATTGAGAGCCTGCGTCTGGGTCGACGCTGCGACTTTGCGCTGAACCGCCAAGTGGTTCACAAACTGCGTCACCTCGGCCTCTCGGAGTTCCCGAGGATGACGTTTGCCGTGGAAGAAAATGAATTGCCGAATCCAGAACCGATAGGCTTCTTCTGTGCGGGGACTGAGGTGCCGACGTCGGCAGACCGCATGAACCTGATCCATCAGGCGCGGCGGCGAGGCGACGGTGTTGCTTTGAGGGGGTTGGCTAATCGGGCCCCATAAGTGTCACTCCTGGTTGAGGGTGAAAGCCTCCACAGTACACCGGCGTCATCGATCTGTATTATTATTGCATATGCGGACAGACAACCTCAGGGCACACACAATGAATCAAGCAGTTATTGCGCATCGGCATGTTCTGAGAATTTCAATAGTCCTGACCGGCCGGTCTGGTGAATAACTGTTAGGGTGCACGGTGGATCAGAGATGACTAGCGTGAAGAGCCCGCTCTACGTGAACTTCTTTGACGCGATTAACGATGTTAAGGTGAAGGCAATCATGGCCGGCCTTGCTGAAGTGATCAACACAAGGAAGCCCGACCAGATCTATTGCCTGTTCGCCTCTCCGGGCGGAGGGGTGGACGCAGGCATCACCCTATACAACTTCCTTCGCTCCCTCCCAGTTGAGATCGTGATGCACAATACCGGGAGCATTGACTCGATTGCAAATGTCGTTTTCCTCGCGGCGAACATACGGTTCGCCTCTGTGCATTCGTCCTTTCTGTTTCATGGAGTAACCTGGAACTTTGCGGCCAACACCTCCATGAACAGGGGTCAATTGGCAGAAACGCTCAGTGGCCTTGATGCCTCAGAGTCCAAGATTCGCGGATTGATCACGGAGAGAACCAAGTTGACGGCCGAGGAGGTTCGTT carries:
- a CDS encoding potassium transporter Kup, which gives rise to MEKEPDQGKSSRAALTLAALGVVYGDIGTSPLYAVKETFNPEHGIPLNAVNILGGLSAIFWALMIVVSLKYVILIMRADNKGEGGIMALLALASSAVKDHPQWSATIMLLGVFGASLFYGDAVLTPAISVLSAVEGLEVGTTAFKPYVVPIAVGVVISLFALQRRGTSVVGALFGPVTVLWFLAIAALGVVAIARNPEVLRALDPLHALAFVTQHGWASFVVLGAVLLAFTGAEALYADMGYFGKAPIRIAWFGLVFPALILNYFGQGALLIASPKALENPFYLLAPGWALYPTVALATAATVIASQAIISGTYSLTKQAIQLDYLPRMHVAQTSAKEIGQIYIPGANWVLLVVIIAVVIGFGSSSKLASAYGVAVTGTMLVTTFLTFFVIRFGWGYPLWLCIAATGFFIFVDAAFFSSSLLKIREGGWFPLAIGAVVFTVMTTWRRGRLLTFASQKRTAVPLAPFLESLSAHPPIRVPGTAVFMAGDPEAVPHALLHNLMHNKVLHERVVFVTVVPRNIPWVPSSDRVAVEPLGQGFNRLLVYFGFMDRPDLTQTLEVCKSYGLEFDLTQTTFFLSRATVIPTPKEGMALWREVLFATMARNAHTAADYYNIPANCVIELGTKIEI
- a CDS encoding MBL fold metallo-hydrolase, whose protein sequence is MGRTGEKGMHCKSLGERPSGLRLERMQSSPLWSGDGFRNIHPVLPGLRDTSVPTPSLSDFLCGSNRRVPHTGLPSVDPREVWSRTPGTGLRATRLGHSTVLIEIDGIRVLTDPVWGPRASPSRLVGPKRFQPVPVALRALPPIDVVLVSHDHYDHLDYPTICKLAKSDVPFVTSLGVGAHLEAWGVPAERIVELDWWESHTLLNTELSVTAAPSQHFSGRGLKDRNATLWSSLVIRSPRHAVFFSGDTGLTTEYAAIRTRLGPFDLVMLEVGAFHPSWGHIHLGPEHALEALALLGGGAFLPVHWGTFALALHDWDQPAETLLTLGPRHGAQLLMPRLGEPVEPAHTHEVTSWWRAVDVQEPRQQPSGMPALTLPKAMPWPFD
- a CDS encoding site-specific integrase, yielding MSLIQRGNTWWIDFVAPNGQRVRRSAGTGNKAFAQELHDRLKAESWRIAYLGEKPRRLWNEAVVRWLKEANRKGAGVADKSRLRWLDQHLSGKPLDTITRDVLDRITAAKLAEGVSNATVNRILELVRAILRKCINEWEWLDRVPKVRLLKEPTRRIRWLTRAEASRLLAVLPGHLADMAAFSLATGLRQGNVTGLQWSQVDLVRRMAWIHPDQAKAGKAIAVPLNAEAVLIIRNQLGKHPTHVFLFRGKPIIQVSTKAWYKGLERAGIVDFRWHDLRHTWASWHVQQGTPLYVLQELGAWASPEMVRRYAHLSCEHLAPYADRLCELKVVGDFPNGTNLAQQ
- a CDS encoding integron integrase translates to MDQVHAVCRRRHLSPRTEEAYRFWIRQFIFFHGKRHPRELREAEVTQFVNHLAVQRKVAASTQTQALNALVFLYRDVLVVPLGEMSGLNRVQQRKRIPVVMTASEVSAVLSQMSGTRALMAQLMFGSGLRVEECCTLRVKDIDFGSSIINVRNGKDGKDRATVLPARLQADLQAHLMQVAQLHTDDRSRGAGLAPLPGALERKYPKAFESLGWQFVFPSSVCRPWGQSGRLARWHVSPATIQRAFRQAAERAGILKHATVHTLRHSFATQLLASGTDIRKIQLLLGHRNLQTTMIYTHVLEVTKRVTSPLDAL
- a CDS encoding ATP-dependent Clp protease proteolytic subunit, yielding MKSPLYVNFFDAINDVKVKAIMAGLAEVINTRKPDQIYCLFASPGGGVDAGITLYNFLRSLPVEIVMHNTGSIDSIANVVFLAANIRFASVHSSFLFHGVTWNFAANTSMNRGQLAETLSGLDASESKIRGLITERTKLTAEEVRSLFAQGESKAPEWALEKGIVSEIKNPMIPTDVPIVSLNLV